From the genome of Pieris rapae chromosome 5, ilPieRapa1.1, whole genome shotgun sequence, one region includes:
- the LOC111002395 gene encoding cell adhesion molecule 1 isoform X1 yields MLWSHLNLVCLALCCFHTASEPHIENHVRTRRSDERDGLALSREIFRNITKKLRQNIREGPTDNDHLLQGKAEESRQYAPYQELHHHERHWGPYFEEKNVTQVTAHVGAEALLNCRVVMLKDKTVMWLRHATETAQLLTVGPAPYAGDNRVASKYQYPNNWRLSINPVKWSDAGRYMCQISTHPPRTIYTDLSVLPPVLTINGDATHDVKDKFYKAGSSIKLTCVISDEYVSTLPTKVPIFITTAKPTTVQATTELTTKMSTILNRLDLMLNKSWSVETTTLTSTVSLSTTTIKNEITTQAMQPVTRPVLNNIYGLVWRKQGKDIEKFITWRNMSATFSVSSASQNDSGLYSCHLLNHSQVIINVHVLSGENQAAVHHDTWNKGSLFWQPQILNLLTIPMLTFLHNLGN; encoded by the exons GACGGTCTCGCATTATCCAGAGAGATATTCAGGAATATTACTAAGAAACTACGGCAGAACATACGAGAGGGCCCGACTGACAACGATCATTTATTACAGG GTAAGGCGGAGGAGTCCCGACAGTATGCTCCGTATCAAGAGTTGCATCATCATGAGCGACACTGGGGACCGTACTTTGAGGAGAAAAACGTCACTCAAGTGACGGCACATGTCGGGGCGGAGGCTCTGCTTAACTGTAGGGTTGTCATGCTCAAAGATAAAACT GTGATGTGGCTACGTCATGCTACTGAAACAGCACAACTTCTGACCGTGGGACCAGCGCCATATGCCGGCGATAATAGGGTAGCATCCAAATAtcaatatccaaacaattgGAGGCTTAGCATCAACCCTGTAAAGTGGTCTGACGCAGGCCGATACATGTGCCAAATATCGACTCATCCACCAAGGACCATATATACCGATCTTTCAGTATTac CTCCAGTTCTTACAATCAACGGGGACGCAACACACGACGTCAAAGACAAATTCTACAAAGCCGGTAGTTCGATAAAATTGACATGCGTTATATCAGACGAATATGTATCAACATTACCGACTAAAGTGCCAATATTTATAACGACTGCTAAACCCACAACCGTTCAAGCGACCACAGAGTTAACGACAAAAATGAgcacaatattaaatagattagatttaatgttaaacaaaagttgGAGCGTTGAAACTACAACATTGACTTCAACAGTTAGCTTAAGTACTACAACCATTAAGAACGAAATAACAACGCAAGCTATGCAACCTGTGACTAGGCCagtattgaataatatttatggctTAGTATGGAGGAAGCAGGGGAAAGATATAGAAAAATTTATCACGTGGCGTAATATGAG TGCTACATTTAGCGTGTCTTCAGCGTCCCAAAATGACAGTGGATTGTACAGTTGTCATTTGTTAAACCATTCtcaagttataattaatgtacacGTTCTTAGTG GTGAAAACCAAGCAGCGGTACATCACGACACCTGGAATAAAGGTTCCCTTTTCTGGCAGCCACAAATCCTTAATCTCCTAACCATACCTATGTtaacttttttacataatttgggtaattag
- the LOC111002395 gene encoding cell adhesion molecule 1 isoform X2 produces the protein MLWSHLNLVCLALCCFHTASGKAEESRQYAPYQELHHHERHWGPYFEEKNVTQVTAHVGAEALLNCRVVMLKDKTVMWLRHATETAQLLTVGPAPYAGDNRVASKYQYPNNWRLSINPVKWSDAGRYMCQISTHPPRTIYTDLSVLPPVLTINGDATHDVKDKFYKAGSSIKLTCVISDEYVSTLPTKVPIFITTAKPTTVQATTELTTKMSTILNRLDLMLNKSWSVETTTLTSTVSLSTTTIKNEITTQAMQPVTRPVLNNIYGLVWRKQGKDIEKFITWRNMSATFSVSSASQNDSGLYSCHLLNHSQVIINVHVLSGENQAAVHHDTWNKGSLFWQPQILNLLTIPMLTFLHNLGN, from the exons GTAAGGCGGAGGAGTCCCGACAGTATGCTCCGTATCAAGAGTTGCATCATCATGAGCGACACTGGGGACCGTACTTTGAGGAGAAAAACGTCACTCAAGTGACGGCACATGTCGGGGCGGAGGCTCTGCTTAACTGTAGGGTTGTCATGCTCAAAGATAAAACT GTGATGTGGCTACGTCATGCTACTGAAACAGCACAACTTCTGACCGTGGGACCAGCGCCATATGCCGGCGATAATAGGGTAGCATCCAAATAtcaatatccaaacaattgGAGGCTTAGCATCAACCCTGTAAAGTGGTCTGACGCAGGCCGATACATGTGCCAAATATCGACTCATCCACCAAGGACCATATATACCGATCTTTCAGTATTac CTCCAGTTCTTACAATCAACGGGGACGCAACACACGACGTCAAAGACAAATTCTACAAAGCCGGTAGTTCGATAAAATTGACATGCGTTATATCAGACGAATATGTATCAACATTACCGACTAAAGTGCCAATATTTATAACGACTGCTAAACCCACAACCGTTCAAGCGACCACAGAGTTAACGACAAAAATGAgcacaatattaaatagattagatttaatgttaaacaaaagttgGAGCGTTGAAACTACAACATTGACTTCAACAGTTAGCTTAAGTACTACAACCATTAAGAACGAAATAACAACGCAAGCTATGCAACCTGTGACTAGGCCagtattgaataatatttatggctTAGTATGGAGGAAGCAGGGGAAAGATATAGAAAAATTTATCACGTGGCGTAATATGAG TGCTACATTTAGCGTGTCTTCAGCGTCCCAAAATGACAGTGGATTGTACAGTTGTCATTTGTTAAACCATTCtcaagttataattaatgtacacGTTCTTAGTG GTGAAAACCAAGCAGCGGTACATCACGACACCTGGAATAAAGGTTCCCTTTTCTGGCAGCCACAAATCCTTAATCTCCTAACCATACCTATGTtaacttttttacataatttgggtaattag